The Coffea arabica cultivar ET-39 chromosome 9e, Coffea Arabica ET-39 HiFi, whole genome shotgun sequence genome has a window encoding:
- the LOC113710047 gene encoding phosphoserine phosphatase, chloroplastic-like — protein MKNLKSMLQFSHWRPQKRAKVLEVWCNADVVCFDVDSTVCLDEGIDELVEFCGAGKAVAEWTARAMSGSIPFEDALAARLSLFNPSIAQVQDFLEKRPPRISHGINELVKKMKARNTDVYLISGGFRQMINPVASILGIPVDHIFANQLLFGSAGEFLGFDTDEPTSRSGGKAIAVQQIRKANGYKSLVMIRDGATDLNLYSFLLARKPGGADLFICYARVQLRETVAAKADWLVFNFKDLIDSLE, from the exons ATGAAAAATCTTAAATCAATGCTTCAGTTCAGCCATTGGAGGCCTCAAAAGAGGGCCA AGGTCCTTGAGGTGTGGTGCAATGCTGATGTTGTATGCTTTGACGTGGATAGTACAGTATGCCTAGATGAGGGCATTGATGAACTTGTTGAGTTTTGCGGTGCTGGAAAGGCTGTTGCAGAATGGACTGCTAG GGCAATGAGTGGATCTATTCCTTTTGAGGATGCCTTGGCTGCAAGATTGTCTCTGTTTAATCCTTCAATAGCACAAGTCCAAGATTTCCTTGAAAAGAGACCTCCAAG AATTTCTCATGGGATTAATGAGTTAGTCAAGAAGATGAAGGCTAGAAACACTGATGTTTATCTGATCTCTGGAGGATTTCGCCAAATGATCAAT CCTGTTGCATCAATTCTTGGTATTCCCGTTGACCACATTTTTGCCAATCAACTTCTTTTCGGAAGTGCTGGAGAGTTTTTGGGGTTTGATACAGATGAGCCAACGTCTAGGAGTGGAGGAAAAGCTATTGCTGTTCAGCAGATAAGGAAG GCTAATGGATATAAATCGCTGGTCATGATTAGAGATGGTGCAACTGATCTT AATTTATACTCCTTTCTACTTGCTCGCAAACCAGGAGGTGCCGACTTATTCATATGCTATGCTAGGGTTCAGCTTCGAGAAACTGTTGCAGCTAAAGCTGATTGGCTGGTGTTCAATTTTAAGGACTTGATTGATAGCTTGGAGTAG